In Synechococcus sp. CB0101, a genomic segment contains:
- a CDS encoding ureidoglycolate lyase, which yields MIQLTAATLTSEAFGPYGQVIWPEDDGCDWRLGDAELDLNQGLPRFYLMQLAAKELRVRELAAHRQVTQCLGVMDPYPWQIAVAPASHSAEHPIDATTEIQAFTVPPRCILKLHRGTWHAGPLFQSPSELVFCNLELRNTNSTDRSTLPLLPGQEAEISL from the coding sequence GTGATTCAGCTCACAGCCGCCACTCTGACCAGCGAAGCCTTCGGACCATACGGGCAGGTGATTTGGCCCGAAGATGATGGTTGCGACTGGCGACTGGGTGATGCCGAACTGGATTTAAACCAAGGACTGCCTCGGTTTTACCTGATGCAGTTGGCGGCAAAAGAGCTGCGGGTGAGGGAACTCGCCGCCCACCGCCAGGTGACGCAATGCCTGGGTGTGATGGACCCTTACCCATGGCAAATCGCCGTGGCACCGGCGAGTCATTCAGCCGAGCACCCGATCGATGCCACCACAGAGATCCAGGCTTTTACGGTGCCGCCGCGCTGCATCTTGAAGCTGCACCGTGGCACTTGGCATGCAGGACCGCTGTTTCAGAGCCCCTCGGAGCTGGTGTTCTGCAATTTGGAATTGCGCAACACCAACTCCACAGACCGATCAACCCTGCCGCTGCTCCCCGGGCAGGAGGCTGAGATCAGCCTGTAA
- a CDS encoding DUF2079 domain-containing protein, whose product MPSLVHPSRRPFVILSVLYTAVLFSSTAFQHFLLGSQVWDLGIFEQFNWLIANGGINQASSLRNITPLQDHFSLLLLPIALVYKLSPNAYTLLGLQSLALGCMPALASDLCLRKGVSRPLTWALALAIVLSPYSFLVNRGDFHPDVLTLPLMLLAIRETDQPRRWLYYPCLLLTLFAKNAQALFGVGLSLYALAKGQRGRAGITLAISLAWWFIATEMSSAGGDHVGIRLGYLGNNKLEIITTLITRPWTVFREAPPDSILLYTLGLSLPFLALLGRRSWPALLGCTPIYLTNIISASSIQRELNHHYSIGILAFLIGGCIDALSQSQPPSMQRARNILTATLMLATASFIGYGRVSYFTSRYLPRLQEARDFQQAKQVIQPTDSVLTIANYAAHLAGRQQIEQLEKPGYGPVDQYDWIVLPAPDIPINIGGKLKRVDRSKIAGTVARIRRQAEHSGMTCQSANRSIVLCAKS is encoded by the coding sequence ATGCCCTCCTTGGTGCACCCATCCAGGCGGCCGTTTGTCATCCTTTCGGTTCTCTACACCGCGGTGCTGTTCAGCTCGACCGCCTTCCAGCATTTTCTGCTCGGGTCACAGGTTTGGGACCTCGGCATCTTTGAACAGTTCAACTGGCTGATCGCCAATGGCGGCATCAACCAGGCCAGCAGCCTGCGCAACATCACACCTCTGCAGGATCACTTCTCCCTGCTGCTGTTGCCCATTGCACTGGTCTACAAGCTGTCGCCCAACGCTTACACCTTGCTGGGGCTTCAGTCGTTAGCGCTGGGCTGCATGCCCGCTCTGGCGAGTGATCTGTGCCTTCGCAAGGGAGTGAGCCGACCGCTCACCTGGGCCCTGGCTCTGGCGATCGTGCTGTCGCCCTACAGCTTTCTGGTCAACCGAGGAGATTTCCACCCCGACGTCCTCACCCTGCCACTGATGCTGCTGGCCATCCGTGAAACGGATCAACCCAGACGCTGGCTGTATTACCCCTGCCTACTGCTCACGCTTTTTGCCAAGAATGCCCAGGCTCTATTCGGGGTCGGCCTGAGCCTGTATGCCCTGGCCAAGGGCCAACGGGGCCGAGCGGGGATCACCTTGGCGATCTCGCTGGCTTGGTGGTTCATCGCCACGGAAATGTCCTCCGCCGGAGGCGACCACGTGGGCATCCGACTGGGCTACCTGGGCAACAACAAGCTGGAGATCATCACCACCTTGATCACCAGACCCTGGACGGTGTTCCGCGAAGCGCCGCCAGATTCAATCCTGCTCTACACCCTCGGGCTCTCCCTACCTTTTCTGGCACTACTGGGCCGTCGATCATGGCCAGCCCTGTTGGGATGCACTCCGATCTATCTCACCAACATCATTTCCGCCTCCAGCATTCAGCGGGAGCTCAATCATCATTATTCGATCGGGATCCTGGCCTTTCTGATCGGTGGCTGTATCGATGCCTTGAGCCAGTCTCAGCCCCCATCCATGCAGCGCGCTAGAAACATTCTCACCGCCACCTTGATGCTGGCCACAGCGAGTTTCATCGGCTATGGGAGGGTGTCGTATTTCACATCGCGCTACCTACCACGCCTCCAGGAAGCGCGGGATTTCCAGCAAGCCAAGCAGGTGATTCAACCCACTGATTCGGTACTCACCATCGCCAACTACGCCGCCCATCTAGCTGGACGCCAACAGATCGAACAATTGGAAAAGCCTGGCTATGGCCCCGTGGATCAATACGACTGGATTGTGCTGCCCGCCCCTGACATTCCCATCAACATCGGCGGCAAGCTGAAGCGGGTCGATCGATCGAAGATCGCCGGCACGGTGGCACGCATCCGCCGGCAGGCGGAGCACTCTGGCATGACCTGCCAATCCGCCAACCGTTCGATCGTGCTCTGCGCCAAGTCGTAA
- the fabF gene encoding beta-ketoacyl-ACP synthase II, which translates to MVEGLRRVVVTGLGAVTPIGNDVASYWEGLSTGRNGVAGITLFDPSAHACRFAAEVKDFDPSAYIEPKEAKRWDRFCQFGVVAAKQAVAHAGLMIDDSNAHRVGTAIGSGVGGLLMMETQAHVLADKGPSRVSPFTVPMMIPNMATGLTAIAIGAKGPSTAVATACAAGSNAIGDAFRLIQLGQADAMVCGGAESAITPLGVAGFASAKALSFRNDDPATASRPFDAERDGFVIGEGAGVLVLESLEHAQARGAEILAEIVGYGMTCDAHHITSPSPGGVGGAEAMRLALRDARLEASAVDYVNAHGTSTPANDLNETSAIKASLGERALQIPVSSTKSMTGHLLGGSGGIEAVAAVLAIGHNLVPPTINYQNPDPACDLDVVPNQAREHKLNVVLSNSFGFGGHNVCLAFRRLN; encoded by the coding sequence ATGGTGGAGGGTCTCCGCCGCGTCGTCGTCACCGGTCTCGGCGCGGTCACACCGATCGGCAACGATGTTGCTTCCTATTGGGAAGGCTTGAGCACAGGACGGAACGGGGTGGCAGGGATCACCCTGTTCGATCCGTCAGCTCATGCCTGCCGTTTTGCCGCTGAGGTGAAGGATTTCGATCCCTCCGCCTACATTGAGCCCAAGGAGGCCAAGCGCTGGGACCGGTTCTGCCAGTTCGGCGTTGTGGCGGCCAAGCAGGCCGTGGCCCATGCCGGCCTCATGATCGATGACAGCAACGCCCATCGCGTTGGTACCGCCATCGGCTCCGGCGTGGGCGGCCTTCTGATGATGGAAACCCAGGCCCATGTGTTGGCCGATAAGGGTCCGTCGCGGGTGAGCCCGTTCACCGTGCCGATGATGATCCCGAACATGGCCACGGGCCTGACGGCGATCGCGATCGGCGCCAAGGGCCCCAGCACCGCCGTGGCCACCGCCTGTGCCGCCGGATCCAACGCCATCGGTGATGCCTTCCGGCTGATCCAGCTGGGCCAAGCCGACGCCATGGTTTGCGGTGGTGCTGAATCAGCGATCACACCCCTGGGCGTGGCCGGTTTCGCGAGCGCCAAGGCGCTGTCGTTCCGCAACGACGATCCCGCCACCGCCAGCCGCCCCTTTGATGCGGAGCGCGATGGCTTTGTGATCGGCGAGGGTGCCGGCGTGCTGGTGCTCGAAAGCCTGGAGCACGCTCAGGCCCGTGGCGCTGAGATCCTCGCTGAAATCGTGGGTTATGGCATGACCTGCGATGCCCACCACATCACCTCCCCTTCACCGGGCGGCGTGGGTGGTGCTGAGGCGATGCGCCTGGCCCTGCGCGATGCGCGGCTTGAGGCCAGCGCCGTGGACTACGTCAACGCCCACGGCACCAGCACCCCCGCCAACGACCTCAACGAAACCTCAGCGATCAAAGCCTCCCTCGGTGAGCGCGCGCTGCAGATCCCGGTGAGTTCCACCAAGTCGATGACAGGTCACCTGTTGGGTGGTAGCGGCGGCATTGAAGCCGTGGCCGCTGTCCTGGCCATTGGTCACAACCTGGTGCCGCCTACCATCAACTACCAAAATCCGGATCCCGCGTGTGATCTGGATGTCGTTCCCAATCAAGCCCGGGAACACAAACTCAATGTGGTGCTGTCCAACTCCTTCGGATTCGGCGGCCACAACGTTTGTCTGGCGTTCCGCCGGCTGAACTAG
- a CDS encoding acetate/propionate family kinase: MLLVLNVGSSSLKAAVLTATAAGACEHWRAEANREGSLADQLNQWLAPLLKPWQPRLQAAGHRVVHGGEQFTSATRLTASVLEQLDAVSALAPLHNPPALAAIRWLQAWQPHLPQWACFDTAFHASLPPEASTYAIPASWRQLGCRRYGFHGLNHQHVAEAVPCQRLISAHLGAGCSLAAIRDGRSIDTTMGFTPLEGLVMASRSGSVDPGLLLHLQRQGLSLDELDQGLNRQSGLLGLSELSGDWRQLRAAARAGHRGAQLAVAVFLHRLRREIGAMAASLGGVDQIALSGGIGSHDDQLLEELQTSMGWLGSVGWKRIPADEEGMIARLISRADPASDAAGG, translated from the coding sequence ATGCTGCTGGTGCTCAATGTGGGCAGCTCCAGCCTCAAGGCCGCCGTGCTCACAGCCACGGCGGCCGGCGCCTGCGAACACTGGCGCGCCGAGGCGAATCGTGAAGGCTCTCTCGCCGATCAACTCAACCAGTGGCTGGCGCCCCTGCTGAAACCCTGGCAGCCCAGGCTCCAGGCCGCAGGCCATCGGGTGGTGCATGGCGGCGAGCAGTTCACCTCCGCCACCCGGCTCACTGCCTCGGTGCTGGAGCAGCTGGATGCGGTGTCGGCCCTCGCTCCGCTACACAACCCACCGGCCCTGGCGGCGATCCGCTGGCTGCAGGCTTGGCAGCCGCACCTTCCCCAGTGGGCCTGTTTCGACACGGCCTTTCACGCCAGCTTGCCCCCAGAAGCCAGCACCTATGCCATCCCCGCCAGCTGGCGGCAATTGGGGTGCCGCCGCTACGGCTTCCATGGCCTCAACCACCAGCACGTAGCCGAGGCCGTTCCCTGCCAGCGCCTGATCAGCGCGCACCTAGGGGCGGGCTGCTCCCTGGCAGCCATCCGCGACGGCCGCAGCATCGACACCACCATGGGGTTCACCCCCCTGGAGGGGCTGGTGATGGCCAGCCGGAGTGGCAGCGTGGATCCCGGCCTGCTGCTGCATTTACAACGCCAGGGCCTGAGCCTCGATGAACTCGATCAAGGGCTGAACCGCCAGAGCGGCCTGCTGGGGCTCTCAGAACTGAGTGGCGATTGGCGCCAGCTGCGTGCGGCCGCAAGGGCGGGTCACAGGGGAGCCCAGCTGGCGGTGGCGGTCTTCCTGCACCGGCTGCGGCGTGAGATCGGAGCGATGGCCGCCAGCCTGGGAGGCGTGGATCAGATCGCCCTGAGCGGCGGCATCGGCAGCCACGACGATCAGCTGCTCGAAGAGCTGCAAACGAGCATGGGCTGGCTTGGGTCGGTGGGCTGGAAGCGCATCCCCGCCGATGAGGAAGGAATGATCGCCCGCTTGATCAGCCGGGCAGATCCGGCGTCTGATGCAGCAGGCGGTTGA
- a CDS encoding mannose-1-phosphate guanylyltransferase/mannose-6-phosphate isomerase has product MTALVPVILCGGTGTRLWPLSRATYPKQYWALAGSGEDTLLQQTHQRLEGIAGLQAPLLICNEDHRFIVAEQMRQIGVEPGAILLEPMGRNTAPAVAVAALQATAHGDDPLLLVLAADHVIQNAAGFRSAVETGMAAAEAGQMVTFGIVPTAPETGYGYIEAAEPLGSAAAPVPIARFVEKPDRATAEQFLASGRFTWNSGMFLFKASAILAELERLAPDVVSACRAALEHDSEDLDFLRLEREAFASCPNVAIDVAVMERTDRGAVLPLQAGWSDVGSWSALWETAEQDAEGNVLRGRVISEASSNCYLRSEHRLVVGLGVENLVVVETDDVVLVAHRDRAQDVKTIVGLLEREGARESKAHRRIYRPWGSYDGITEGERWQVKKIVVNPGASLSLQMHHHRAEHWIVVSGTALVEKDGVEELIGENQSTYIPLGCKHRLSNPGKIPVELIEVQSGPYLGEDDIRRFDDRYGRSDATLDG; this is encoded by the coding sequence ATGACCGCTCTCGTTCCGGTGATCCTCTGCGGCGGCACCGGCACTCGGCTCTGGCCCCTCTCGCGGGCCACCTACCCCAAGCAGTACTGGGCCCTGGCCGGCAGCGGCGAGGACACCCTGTTGCAGCAAACCCACCAGCGGCTGGAGGGCATCGCCGGCCTGCAGGCCCCACTGCTGATCTGCAACGAAGACCACCGCTTCATCGTGGCCGAGCAGATGCGCCAGATCGGCGTCGAGCCGGGGGCGATCCTGCTGGAGCCCATGGGCCGCAACACCGCTCCGGCGGTGGCCGTGGCCGCCTTGCAAGCCACCGCCCATGGCGACGACCCCCTGCTCCTGGTGCTCGCCGCCGACCACGTGATCCAGAACGCCGCCGGCTTCCGCAGCGCCGTGGAAACCGGGATGGCCGCCGCGGAAGCAGGCCAGATGGTGACCTTCGGGATCGTTCCGACCGCGCCTGAAACCGGCTACGGCTACATCGAGGCTGCCGAACCACTGGGGAGCGCCGCCGCACCGGTGCCGATCGCACGATTTGTGGAGAAGCCCGATCGCGCCACCGCGGAACAATTCTTAGCCAGCGGCCGCTTCACCTGGAACAGCGGCATGTTCCTGTTCAAGGCCAGTGCGATCTTGGCGGAGCTGGAACGCCTGGCCCCGGATGTGGTGAGTGCCTGCCGGGCCGCCCTGGAGCACGACAGCGAAGACCTGGATTTCCTGCGGCTCGAACGCGAAGCCTTCGCCAGCTGTCCGAATGTGGCGATCGATGTGGCCGTGATGGAGCGCACCGACCGCGGCGCCGTGCTGCCCCTGCAGGCTGGCTGGAGCGATGTGGGCAGCTGGAGCGCCCTCTGGGAAACCGCCGAGCAAGATGCCGAAGGGAATGTGCTGCGCGGCCGTGTGATTAGCGAAGCCAGCAGCAACTGCTATCTGCGCAGTGAACACCGCCTGGTGGTGGGGCTGGGGGTGGAGAACTTGGTGGTGGTGGAAACCGACGACGTGGTGCTGGTGGCTCACCGCGACCGCGCCCAGGACGTGAAAACGATCGTGGGTCTCCTGGAGCGTGAAGGCGCTCGGGAGAGCAAGGCCCACCGCCGGATCTACCGCCCCTGGGGCAGCTACGACGGCATCACCGAAGGCGAACGCTGGCAGGTGAAGAAGATCGTGGTGAACCCCGGCGCCAGCCTGTCGCTGCAGATGCACCACCACCGCGCCGAGCACTGGATTGTGGTGAGCGGCACAGCGCTAGTGGAGAAGGACGGCGTGGAGGAACTGATCGGTGAAAACCAGAGCACCTACATCCCCCTGGGCTGCAAACACCGCCTCTCCAACCCCGGCAAGATCCCCGTGGAACTGATCGAGGTGCAGAGCGGCCCCTACCTGGGCGAAGACGACATCCGCCGCTTCGACGATCGCTATGGCCGCAGCGATGCCACCCTCGACGGTTGA
- the acpP gene encoding acyl carrier protein → MSQEAIFEKVRSIVVEQLSVDAGEVKPESNFQNDLGADSLDTVELVMALEEAFDIEIPDEAAEGIATVGDAVKYIQDKQA, encoded by the coding sequence ATGTCCCAGGAAGCGATCTTCGAGAAAGTCCGCTCGATCGTTGTCGAGCAGCTGAGCGTCGACGCCGGCGAAGTGAAGCCAGAATCCAACTTCCAGAACGATCTGGGTGCTGACTCGCTCGATACCGTCGAGCTGGTGATGGCTCTGGAAGAAGCCTTCGACATCGAGATCCCCGACGAAGCCGCTGAGGGCATCGCCACGGTCGGCGACGCCGTCAAGTACATCCAGGACAAGCAGGCCTGA
- the psaC gene encoding photosystem I iron-sulfur center protein PsaC: protein MSHAVKIYDTCIGCTQCVRACPLDVLEMVPWDGCKAGQIASSPRTEDCVGCKRCETACPTDFLSIRVYLGDETTRSMGLAY from the coding sequence ATGTCCCACGCCGTCAAGATCTACGACACCTGCATCGGTTGCACTCAGTGCGTGCGGGCTTGCCCCCTCGATGTTCTTGAGATGGTGCCCTGGGATGGCTGCAAAGCCGGCCAGATCGCTTCGTCTCCTCGCACCGAAGATTGCGTGGGCTGCAAGCGCTGTGAAACCGCCTGCCCCACCGACTTCCTTTCGATCCGCGTGTATCTCGGCGACGAAACCACCCGTTCGATGGGTCTGGCTTACTGA
- a CDS encoding NAD(P)H dehydrogenase subunit NdhS, whose amino-acid sequence MADTLPILPGSTVVVRDVTSIYNGYQGFVQRISGRNAAVLFEGGNWDKLVTMPIKILEQA is encoded by the coding sequence ATGGCTGACACCCTGCCGATCCTGCCGGGCTCCACCGTGGTGGTGCGGGACGTCACCTCCATCTACAACGGTTACCAGGGCTTCGTTCAGCGCATCAGTGGCCGCAATGCCGCCGTGCTGTTTGAAGGCGGCAACTGGGACAAGCTGGTGACGATGCCCATCAAGATCCTTGAGCAGGCTTGA
- the rimM gene encoding ribosome maturation factor RimM (Essential for efficient processing of 16S rRNA) codes for MAEEQELLVVGRVVAAQGLRGELRVNPLSDFPERFTRPGRRWLRPAQGRRGEAAEATAVELLSGRQLPGKELFVIRLEGVNDRSSAEALVGQELLVPAADRPKLARGEFHLLDLVGLEVRLLEGSDVETMAQTGRCIGTVKDLIHAGNDLLEVELTSGGAPLWIPFVKAIVPEVQLEAGWIGITPPPGLLELGQVSDDQPEDAEA; via the coding sequence ATGGCGGAGGAGCAAGAGCTGCTGGTGGTGGGTCGGGTGGTGGCCGCCCAGGGGCTGCGGGGCGAACTGCGCGTAAATCCGCTCAGCGATTTCCCCGAGCGCTTCACCCGCCCAGGGCGCCGCTGGCTGCGCCCAGCCCAGGGCCGCCGCGGAGAAGCTGCCGAGGCCACCGCAGTGGAACTGCTCAGTGGGCGTCAGCTGCCTGGCAAAGAGCTGTTTGTGATTCGCCTTGAGGGAGTCAACGACCGCAGCAGCGCCGAGGCACTGGTGGGGCAGGAGCTGCTGGTGCCGGCAGCAGATCGGCCCAAACTGGCCCGCGGCGAATTCCACCTCCTGGATCTGGTGGGCCTTGAGGTGCGGCTCCTGGAAGGCTCGGATGTCGAGACCATGGCCCAAACCGGGCGCTGCATCGGCACCGTGAAAGATCTGATCCATGCCGGTAACGATCTGCTCGAAGTGGAACTCACCTCAGGCGGAGCACCGCTGTGGATTCCGTTTGTGAAAGCGATTGTTCCCGAGGTGCAGCTGGAAGCCGGCTGGATTGGCATCACACCACCGCCGGGCCTGCTGGAACTGGGACAGGTCAGCGACGACCAACCAGAGGACGCCGAGGCGTAG
- the rnc gene encoding ribonuclease III, with amino-acid sequence MPKALPQQRLQQLQQLLRRIDIETSGLASTGWAAVDEALTHTSAGLAINHEQLEFLGDAVLRLAASEYLEQHHPELSVGERSALRAQLVSDRWLAEVGEAIGISDALRIGPTAGGDATALSTLRAEATEALIGALYRAFGSLAPVHQWLTPSWERTSRAVLSDPHRGNCKSALQEWSQAKALGLPTYRTKERSKRHGDPQRFHCHVGLEGWISAEGWGGSRREAEQQAARAALEAIKPAQGS; translated from the coding sequence ATGCCCAAGGCCCTTCCTCAACAGCGGCTGCAGCAACTGCAGCAACTGCTCCGGCGTATCGACATCGAGACGAGCGGCCTTGCTTCGACTGGTTGGGCCGCCGTGGATGAAGCACTGACCCACACATCGGCAGGGCTCGCCATCAACCATGAACAGTTGGAGTTCCTCGGCGATGCGGTGCTTCGGCTAGCGGCCAGTGAGTATCTGGAGCAGCACCACCCGGAGCTCTCTGTGGGAGAGCGCTCAGCCTTGCGAGCTCAGTTGGTGAGCGATCGCTGGCTGGCCGAGGTGGGCGAGGCCATCGGCATCAGCGACGCCCTCCGGATCGGGCCCACGGCCGGGGGCGATGCCACAGCGTTGAGCACCCTGCGCGCCGAAGCCACCGAAGCGCTGATCGGGGCGCTCTATCGGGCGTTTGGTTCCCTCGCGCCAGTCCACCAGTGGCTCACCCCGAGTTGGGAGCGCACCAGCAGAGCGGTGCTCAGCGACCCCCATCGCGGCAACTGCAAATCAGCCCTGCAGGAATGGAGCCAAGCCAAGGCACTGGGGTTGCCCACCTACCGCACCAAAGAACGCAGCAAGCGCCATGGCGATCCCCAACGCTTCCACTGTCACGTGGGCCTGGAGGGTTGGATCTCAGCTGAAGGCTGGGGTGGATCGCGGCGGGAAGCAGAGCAACAGGCAGCGCGTGCCGCCCTCGAAGCCATCAAGCCTGCTCAAGGATCTTGA
- the tkt gene encoding transketolase, with amino-acid sequence MVAAPVAGNQSVDSLCVNSIRFLAVDAINKSNSGHPGLPMGCAPMAYTLWDKFLKHNPKNPKWFNRDRFVLSAGHGCMLLYALLHLTGYDSVTIEDIKQFRQWGSKTPGHPETFETAGVEVTTGPLGQGIANAVGLAMAEAHLAAKFNKPDCTLVDHTTYVIMGDGCHQEGVSGEAASLAGHLGLGKLIALYDDNHITIDGNTNVSFTEDVLKRYEAYGWHTIHVQDGNTDLAGIAKAIEEAKAVTDRPSMIKVTTTIGYGSPNKANTAGVHGAALGADEAALTRKNLGWEYGEFEVPQESYNQWRQAIERGAAAEAAWNATLADYRAKYPTEAAQFERQLRGELPQGWDANLPSYSADDKGLATRQHSYNCLNAIGPNLPELIGGSADLTHSNLTDIKGEGGFQKGAEANRYLHFGVREHAMGAILNGLAYHGSGLVPYGGTFCVFAGYMLGAMRLSALSELGVIYVLTHDSIGLGEDGPTHQPIETLASLRSIPNMLVIRPGDGNETSGAYKVAVANRHRPTVLFLSRQAMANQANSNADHVAKGGYILEDSNGTPDLILIGTGTELDLCVKAAAQLRAEGKNVRVVSMPCVDLFEEQDAAYRESVLPAACRKRLVVEASSSFGWHKYTGFEGDTVSIDRFGASAPGPVLMEKFGFTVDNVVAKAKALG; translated from the coding sequence ATGGTCGCCGCTCCCGTCGCTGGAAATCAGTCCGTCGACTCCCTCTGCGTCAACAGCATCCGCTTCCTGGCGGTGGACGCGATCAACAAGAGCAACTCCGGCCACCCCGGTCTGCCCATGGGTTGCGCTCCCATGGCCTACACGCTCTGGGACAAGTTCCTGAAGCACAACCCCAAGAACCCCAAGTGGTTCAACCGCGACCGCTTCGTGCTGTCGGCCGGCCACGGCTGCATGCTGCTCTACGCGCTGCTGCACCTCACCGGTTACGACTCGGTGACCATCGAGGACATCAAGCAGTTCCGCCAATGGGGCTCCAAGACCCCCGGTCACCCCGAAACCTTCGAGACCGCCGGCGTGGAAGTGACCACCGGCCCTCTGGGTCAGGGCATTGCCAACGCCGTGGGTCTGGCCATGGCCGAAGCCCATCTGGCCGCCAAGTTCAACAAGCCCGACTGCACGCTCGTTGATCACACCACCTACGTGATCATGGGCGACGGTTGCCACCAGGAAGGTGTGAGCGGCGAAGCCGCCTCCCTGGCCGGCCACCTGGGCCTGGGCAAGCTGATCGCCCTCTACGACGACAACCACATCACCATCGACGGAAACACCAACGTTTCCTTCACCGAGGATGTGCTGAAGCGCTACGAGGCCTACGGCTGGCACACCATCCACGTGCAGGACGGCAACACCGACCTAGCTGGAATCGCCAAGGCCATCGAAGAAGCCAAGGCTGTCACCGATCGCCCGTCGATGATCAAGGTGACCACCACCATCGGCTACGGCTCCCCCAACAAAGCCAATACTGCTGGTGTGCACGGTGCCGCCCTCGGTGCTGATGAAGCCGCCCTCACCCGCAAGAACCTGGGCTGGGAGTACGGCGAATTCGAGGTGCCCCAGGAGTCATACAACCAGTGGCGCCAAGCGATTGAGCGCGGTGCTGCCGCTGAAGCCGCCTGGAACGCCACCCTGGCCGACTATCGCGCCAAGTACCCCACCGAAGCCGCTCAGTTCGAGCGTCAGCTGCGTGGTGAGCTGCCCCAAGGCTGGGACGCCAACCTCCCCAGCTACAGCGCTGACGACAAGGGCCTGGCCACCCGCCAGCACTCCTACAACTGCCTCAACGCCATCGGCCCCAACCTGCCCGAGCTGATCGGCGGTTCCGCCGACCTCACCCACTCCAACCTCACCGACATCAAGGGCGAGGGTGGTTTCCAGAAGGGCGCTGAAGCCAACCGCTACCTGCACTTCGGTGTGCGCGAGCACGCCATGGGCGCCATCCTCAATGGCCTCGCGTATCACGGCAGCGGCCTGGTGCCCTACGGCGGCACCTTCTGCGTGTTCGCTGGCTACATGCTCGGCGCCATGCGCCTCTCGGCCCTGAGCGAGCTGGGTGTGATCTACGTGCTCACCCACGATTCCATCGGTCTGGGCGAAGACGGCCCCACCCACCAGCCGATCGAGACCTTGGCCAGCCTGCGCTCGATCCCCAACATGCTGGTGATCCGTCCTGGCGACGGCAACGAAACCAGCGGTGCCTACAAGGTGGCCGTGGCCAACCGCCACCGCCCCACCGTGCTGTTCCTCAGCCGTCAGGCGATGGCCAACCAGGCCAACTCCAACGCTGACCACGTGGCGAAGGGTGGTTACATCCTGGAAGACAGCAACGGCACCCCTGATCTGATCCTGATCGGCACCGGTACCGAGCTCGACCTCTGCGTGAAGGCTGCTGCACAACTGCGCGCCGAAGGCAAGAACGTACGCGTGGTTTCCATGCCCTGCGTCGACCTGTTCGAAGAGCAGGACGCCGCCTACCGCGAGAGCGTGCTGCCCGCCGCCTGCCGCAAGCGCCTGGTGGTGGAAGCCTCCAGCAGCTTCGGCTGGCACAAGTACACCGGTTTCGAGGGCGACACCGTTTCCATCGACCGCTTCGGTGCTTCTGCCCCTGGCCCCGTGCTGATGGAGAAGTTCGGCTTCACCGTCGACAACGTGGTGGCTAAGGCCAAGGCCCTGGGCTGA